In Candidatus Methylomirabilota bacterium, the DNA window GGCATGTGGGGAACCATCGCCAGGTCCTGCACCACGCCGGGGACGTTCTTGTCCTTGCGAAGGTCCCATCCGCACGGCAGCGAGTTGACGCCGGTCATGTCCTTGCCCGTGAAGACCGCCACCACGCCCGGGTGCGTGAGCGCTCTCGCCGTGTCGATCTTGCGAATTCCGGCATGGGAGTGGGGGCTCCGCACGAAGGCCGCATAGGTCATCCCGGGCAGTTTGAGGTCGTCCACATAGTTGCCCTTGCCGGTGATGAAGCGCGGGTCCTCGCGCCGCTTGATGCTCGCGCCCAGCAGCCTTGCCGTCGCCATGATCGCGCCTCCCTACTTCCCCGCCATCGTCTCGGCGGCGTACTGGATGGCCTTGACGATATTGTGATAGCCCGTGCAGCGGCAAAGGTTGCCCTCGAGCTGGTGACGGATCTGCTCCTCGGTAGGCTTGGGATAGCGCTGGAGGATCTGCGCAGCCGACATGATCATGCCCGGCGTGCAGAAGCCGCACTGCAGCCCGTGCTTCTCCCAGAAGGCATCCTGGATCGGGTGGAGCTTGCCGTCTTTCGCCATGCCCTCGATGGTCCCGATCTGGGCGCCGTCCGCCTGGACGGCCAGCATGGTGCAGGACTTGACCGCCTGGCCGTTCAGATGGATGGCGCAGGCGCCGCACTGGCTGGTGTCGCACCCCACGTGCGTGCCGGTCAACCCGGCCAGCTCGCGGATAAAATGAACGAGGAGCAGCCGCGGCTCGACCTCGTGGGTGTGCTTGACGCCGTTGATCGTAATGCTCACGGACTTTTTCACCACGCCTACCTCCTCAGAGGACTGATTGCGGATCGATGAATGCCGCCTCGCCGTCGAGAGGTCGAGAGGTCGAGGCCGGCCGAAATGCCCCAAAACCTTAGTCCCGGGGCCGGGTGATGTCAAGCCTCGGGCGGCTCCCCCTGGAGGAGCCGGCGGCCGTCGGCCCTCGCCTGGTCAAGGACCTCGCGGGCCGGCAGTCCCTTCTCCTTCGCGATGCGGCGGACCTCGGCGAACTCGGGCGTCGCGGTCACCACCCGCCCGGCGAGCCGCGACACCTTGAAGGGCACGGGACCGTAGGCGGTCGTCACCGTGATGGTCTCCCGGTCGAGGCGCTGGCGCTGGTACGCGGTCCATCGCACGCCGATGGTCGGCGACTCCTCGAAGAGAACACGCGAGAGCTCGGTCACGCGGTCGGGGACGCAGAGGGCCGTCAAGACTATGCCAGGCCGGCTCTTTTTCATCGTGACCGGCGTCAGGTAGACATCGAGGGCGCCCGACTCGAAGAGCCGTTCCATCACGGCCTCCCAGAGCTGCGGCTGCATGTCATCCACTGTCGTTTCGACCTGCACGATGGTTTCGCGCCCGGCGGGTTCTGTCACCCGGCCCAGGAACACGCGGACGAGGTTCGGGGTCTCCAGGTCCATGGTCCCGGCGCCGTAGCCCACCGCCTCCACCGTCATGGCCGGCATCGCCCCGGCCGACGCCGACAGCGTCGTGAGGATCGCCGCGCCCGTCGGCGTCACGAGCTCGCGCCTCACTCCTGTGTCCACTACGGGGAAGCCCTTGAGGAGCTCGGCCGTGCCAGGACCCGGGATGGCCATGCGCCCATGCGCCCCCGTGACGAAGCCTCCGCCCACCGGCAGCGCCGAGCAGTGGACGGCGTCCACGCCGAGGAGATGGAGGCCGACGCACGCGCCCACCACGTCTACGATGGCGTCCACGGCCCCCACGTCGTGGAAGTGGACCTGGTCCACGGTCGTCCCGTGAACGCGAGCCTCAGCGTGCGCGAGCCTGGTGAAAATCCGCCCCGCTCTTTCTTTCACCGACGCGTCGAGCCCGCTCGCCGCGATGAGCTCGAGGATCGCGCCGAGGTTTCTCTCCGGGTGGTGGTGCTCTTCGCGCGGGTGCGCGTGCCCGGTATCCTGATGCGCGTGATCGTGAACGTGGACGTCCACCTTGGTGGCGCGGAAGGCGCCCTTCATCACCTCGCGCCGCTCGAGCGTGAAACCCGGCAGCCGGAGCTTGGCGAGCTCACCCTGGAGCGCCTCGAAGGGTGCCCCCGCATCGACGAGGGCGCCCATGATCATGTCTCCCGCGGCCCCGCTCGGGCAGTCGAAGTAAGCGATGCGCACCGTGTTGTCTCAGCGGACCTTGGAGGCGAGCTTGTTGATCTGGTTGGCTTGGGCGGCAGCGCCGTAGCCGTTGTCTATGTTGACCACCGACACCCCCGGAGCGCACGAGTTGAGCATGGCCAGCAGCGCCGCCACCCCGCCGAAGGAGGCGCCGTAGCCCACGCTGGTCGGTACCGCGATAACCGGGCGGTCCACGAGACCCCCGATCACGCTCGGCAGAGCGCCCTCCATGCCCGCCACGGCGATGATGACATTGGCCTCGTTGAGCCGGTCGAGGTGCGGGACGAGGCGGTGGAGTCCGGCCACGCCGCAATCATAGAGCCGCTCGACGCGGTTGCCCATACTCTCCGCCGTCACGGCGGCCTCCTCGGCCACTGGCAGATCCGACGTGCCGGCGCTCACGACCATGATGAGCCCGACGCCTTCGTGGGCCATCGGCTTGACGACGACCAGCCGCGCCTCCGCGTGAACCGTGCACTCGAGCCCGGCGCCCGTCAGAGCGTCGATCACCGCCGGCTCCGCACGCGTCGCCAGAATGTTGTCGTGGTTTTCGGCGAGGCGCCTGACGATGGCCACCACCTGCTCGGGAGTCTTGCCCTGGCAGAACACGGCCTCCGGCACGCCGTGCCGCAGCGAGCGATGCAGATCCACGCGGGCGAAGCGGAGATCGTCCACGGGCAGATCGCGCAGCCGCGCCAGCGCCTGCTCGGGCTGGAGCGCGCCTCTGGCGACCGCCTCGAGGAGCTGCCTTACTTTTTCTTTATCCATGCCAGTGCCTCGTTCGCGCTGCCGCTCCGGAACCCCTGAAGGTCCAGCGTGACGTAGAGATAGCCCAGCTCGCGGAAGCGCTTCACGATCGCCTCGTGCCGCCCGTCCTCGAAGAGCCGCCCCATCTCTTCCGGCGGCAACTCGAGGCGCGCCAGCCTGTCGTGGTGCCGGACACGGAACTGTCTGAAGCCCAAGCTCCTGACAAACGTCTCCGCGGCGTCGATGAGCCTGAGCTTCTCGGGGGTGATGGCTTCACCGTACTGGAAGCGCGATGAGAGACACGCGAAGGAGGGCTTGTCCCAGGTCGGCAGGTCGAGCTCGCGGGAGAGCGCACGGATCTCGGCCTTCCACATCCCGGCTTCGATCAGGGGCGCCCTCACGCCGGCCGCCTTGGCCGCGTCCATGCCCGGCCTGTGGTCGCCCAGGTCGTCCATGTTGGCGCCGTAGACCATGATCGCGTCGCCGTGCTGTCGCGCGATCGGGCCGAGCTTGGCGAAGAGCTCCTCCTTGCAGAAGTAGCAGCGATTGGGAGAATTCAGCGCGTACTTTGGATTATCCAGCTCGCGAGTCTTGACCACCAGGTGCCGCATGCCGAGCAGATCCGCGAGCCGCCGCGTCTCGTCGAGCTCCGAGGCGGGATACGTCTCGGAATCCGCCGTGACCAGCACGGCGCGGTCACCGAGGGCCTCCCGCGCCGCGCGCGCGAGGAAGGTCGAGTCCACGCCGCCCGAGAAGGCCACGAGGACCTGGCCCATGCCCCGGATGATCCCGAGGAGGCTTTCGTATTTCGCGGCAAGCGCGGCGTTCACGCTACCCCTCCAGGCGGACCATCTCTGCGAAGGCCAGAAGCCGCTCCTCGATCTCGCGCCGCTCCAGTCGCTTGAGCCTCTCCAGCGAGAAATCTTCCACGGTGAAGGAGGCCATGGCGGCTCCCCGCACCATGGCCCGGCGGAGGGAGGCCAGGTCCGTGGCGTCCTGCTGAGCGAGGTAACCCATGAAGCCGCCTGCGAAGGTGTCCCCCGCACCGGTCGGATCGAACACGGCCTCGAGCGGGAAAGCCGGAGCGAAGAAGTACTGGCCGCTCGACACCAGGAGGGCGCCGTACTCGCCGCGCTTGATCACCACGGTCCGGGGGCCCATCTCGCCGATCGTCCGCGCCGCCTTGATCAAGTTGGGCTCGCGCGCCAGCATGCGCGCCTCGGCGTCGTTGATAAGCAGGACGTCCACTCGCGCCAGCACGCGGAGGAGGTCCGCCCGCTTGCCCTCGATCCAAAAGTTCATGGTGTCGAGCGCGGTGAGCGTGGGCCGCTCCATCTGCTCAAGGACCTCCAGCTGGAGGACCGGATCGATGTTTGCGAGGAACAAGAAGCGCGCCTTCCGGTGCACAGGTCCGAGCTTCGGCTTGAACGCGGCGAAGGCATTCAGCTGCACGTCGAGCGTCCGCGCTTCGTTGAGGTCGAAGCCGTACTCTCCCGTCCAGCGGAACGTTTTCTGGCCTGCCAACACCTCGAGCGCCGTGACGTCCACGCCTCGTCCCCTCAGCAGCTCCAGATGCTCCTTCGGAAAGTCGGTGCCCACGGCGCCCACCACGCGCACCTGGGTGAAGAAGCTCGCCGCGTAGGAAAAGTAGGTCGCCGAGCCGCCCAGCGCCTCGGCCACCTTACCGAACGGCGTCTTGACGGTGTCGAGCGCCACCGAGCCCACGACCACGAGATCAGCCACGCCGCCGTCCTTTCTTCGCCCCAGGAAAATACTTGTCGAGGAGAAAGCCGAGGCGCTTCCGGACTTTCGGCGGGAAAGCCTTGGGATCCGTGATGACGGCGCTCCGGAGCGCGTCCCGACAGCCCTGGCCGCACGAGGCGGGAATGCGCGAGATCACCCGGCGGAGGACCTCCTTGGCCGTCCCGACGTTCTTCATCAGGTTGGCGACCACCGCCTCCACGGTCACGGCACCGTGCTCCTCGTGCCAGACGTCGTAGTCCGTCACGAGAGCCAGCGTCGCGTAACACATCTCAGCCTCGCGCGCGAGCTTGGCCTCGGGCATGTTGGTCATGCCGATGATCGACACGCCCCAGCGGCGGTAGATCTCCGACTCGCCCTTGGTCGAGAAGTGCGGCCCCTCGATGCAGATGTACGTACCTCCCCGGTGGACGCGGGCGCCTACGTCGCTGCCCGCCTGGGCAAGGGCGGCCGCCACTCCGGCGCAGACCGGGTGGGCCATGCCGACGTGGGCCACGATCCCCTCCCCGAAGAAGGACCCGACCCGGCGCCTGGTATGGTCGTAGAACTGGTCGGGCACGACGAGCTCCAGCGGGTGGATATCCTCCTTCATGCTGCCCACCGCGCTGATGGAGAGGAGCGCCTGGGCGCCGAGCTTCTTCATGCCGTAGATGTTGGCCCGGTAGTTGAGCTCGGACGGCGTGAGCCGGTGACCGCGGCCGTGACGCGGCAGGAAGATCACGCACCGGCCGCCGAAGCGGCCGGTGCAGTAGGCGTCCGAAGGATCGCCGAACGGCGTCCGGACCTTGACCCAGCGGATGTCCTCCAACCCCTCCATCTCGTACAGCCCGCTGCCGCCGATGACCCCGACGGTCAGCTCCGGCGCGTTTCGGGCCCGGCTCACGCCGCCTCCAGGACGCCGCGCGCGCCGCGTCGGTCGGTTTCCGTCAGCCGCACGGTCGCGAAGCGCCGCCCCAGCCCCTCGGGCCCGGCGAAGCTCACCTCGATGTAGTTGGACGTAAGCCCGGTCAGTCCGCCATCTGCCTGGCGCTCCTCGAGTACCAGGACCTCGACGGCGCGCCCCAGCAGCCTTTGCCTGAAGGCTACGCCCTTCTCGACCCCGAGCGCGCGGAGCCTGCTGCTGCGCTCCCGGATCGCTGAGGGCACCACGCGGTGCCCCATCTTCACCGCTTCCGTGCCCAAGCGGTCCGAGTACGCGAAGACGTGGAGGTAGGAGAGCGGCAGCTCCCCGACAAGGGCCATCGTCGCCTCGAAGTCGGCCTCCTCTTCCCCCGGGTGTCCGACGATGACGTCCGCGCCCAGCCCAAGGTCGGGGATGGCCGCCGCGAGCCGCTCGGCGAGCGTCCGATACATGGCCGTGTTGTACGGCCTGCGCATGAGCCGGAGGACCCGGTCGCTGCCGCTTTGAAGCGGCAGGTGCAGGTGCGGCACGACAACGGGAAGTGACGTGACGGCCTGGATGAGCTCCGGTGTGAAGTAGGCCGGCAGCACCGAGGAGAGCCTGAGCCAACGCAGGCCTGGGACTTCCGCGAGCCGCGTCACCAGCACCGCCAGGCTCGTCCGGGGCAAGAGGTCCCAACCGTAGTGGCCGATGTCCACACCCGTGAGCGTGATCTCGCCGTAGCCCGCCTCGACCAGCGCCTCGACCTGCTCCACGAGGACCTTCGGCTCCTGGCTGCGGCTCCTGCCCCGGGCCGCCGGCACGATACAGAAGGCGCATCGATGCTGGCAGCCGTCCTGGATCTTGACGAAGGCGCGCGAGCGCCCGCTCATCCGATGGACGGGTGCCGAGGGCACCTCGCGGGCATCGGCGATCGGCCCGACCCGCACCTCCGGCCGGTCCCGCTTGACGAGAGAGCCGAGCAGCTCGGGCAGTCGGTATTTCTCCTGGTTGCCGAGGACGAGGTCGACGCCCGGCATGCGGGCGAGCGCCTCCGGGTCGGTCTGGGCCAGGCAGCCGGTGACGACGACGAACGCGTCAGGGTTGGCTCGTGTGATGCGCCGGATCGCCTGGCGGTCGGAGAAGTCGGCGCGGCTGGTGACCGTGCACGTGTTGACGACGTAGACGTGGGCCGGAGCGCCTTCCTCCACCGCCCGGTACCCGGCGTGCTCGACGAGCGCCCGCATCTCCTGGGACTCGACCTGGTTGAGCCGGCAGCCGAGCGTGGCAAAACCGATCGTCCTTGGATCAGCCAGTTGGGAATCAGCCAGTTGGCCGCCGCTCATACTTCGACCGTCTCCTTGAGCTGCCCGCAGGCCGCCCCGATGTCCTCGCCCTTGCTCCACCTGACGGTCGCCCGGATGTTGTGCTCGAGCAGGATCTCCTGAAAGCCCATGATCCGGTGGAGCGCCGGGCGCTGGAAGCCCGAGCCCTCCCAGTCGTTGAAAGGGATCAGGTTGATCTTCGCCCGGATGCCCTTGAGCAGCCGCACCAGCCGGCGCGCGTCCTCGGGAGCGTCGTTGACGCCCTCGAGCAGGACGTATTCAAAGGTGATGCGCTGGCGGAAGGCGACGGGAAAGCGGCGGCAGGCCTCGAGCAGCTCTTCGATCGCGAAGCCCTTGTTCACCGGCATGATCCTGTCGCGGATCTCGTTGCTGGTCGCGTGAAGCGAGATGGCCAGGTTGACCTTGAGGTTCTCCTTTGCGAGGCGTTCGATCCCAAGGACGAGCCCGACGGTCGAGACGGTGATCCGGCGGGGCGAGAAGCCGAAGGCCTTGGGATCGGTCAGGAGCCGGAGAGACTTGACCGTAGCGGCGTAGTTGGCCAGCGGCTCGCCCATGCCCATGTAGACGATGTGGGTGATGCGCTCCCCGGGCCCAAGCGTGGCGCGCGCCGCCAGGACCTGCCCCACGATCTCCCCTGCCGTGACGTTGCGCTCGAGCCCCATGGTGCCGGTCAGGCAGAAGGCGCAGGCGAAGCCGCAGCCGACCTGGGTCGAGACACACAGCGTCAGGCGGTCGCGGTCGGGCATGAGGACAGACTGGATGCGGGCGCCGTCCTCCAGGATCAGCACGAGCTTCTGGCTGCTGTCCTGGGAAGGCGTCCGCCTCTCGACCTGCGGCACCGCCACCGTCGCCCTCCCGCCCAAGGCCGCCCGGAAGTCTCGAGGCAGGTCGGACATGGCCTCGATGTCCGTGGCGCCCTTTCCGTAGAGCCACGAGGCGATCTGGCGGCCCCGGTACCGGGGCGCGCCGAGCGACTCAGCGAGATCTTCGAGCTCCGAGGGCAGGAGGTCGAGCAGGTTCAGGCGGGACATACGCGCCGTAGGATAGCACAGGACTTGTCCACGGAACTTGTGGGAGGCCCGTGGATAAGCCTGTGGGTGGCTCGCCGCGGATCAGGACATTTCAGGCACTAAGAGCACATCGCTCAATGGCTCGGCACCGCACTGCGCGCAGCCGGCGCGACAGCCCTACTTGTCGCCCCGGACTTCCTTGAGAAGGTCCGACACACGATCGGTGAGGTCGAACAGGTCACGGGCCCGTGGGGCCGGAGCCGGCGCGACGCCCTCACCGGTGTCCTTGACCTCGTCGAGCAGTTCGTTGACCCGGCTGGTGAGATCGAAGAGCTGTTGGATTCGCAGGTCGTACCAGGTATCCATCTCCATGGCGCCACCACTGCCTCTGCTCTATCGGAGCGCCGCCTCGTGCAGCGGCATCCACTGGTCCGACCGCGGGGTCCAGCTCAAGCGGTCGCGGCTCGCGTAGATGTCCACCTGCTGGAGCAGGAAGACCCACGTCGCGTCTTCGACCATGGCGCGAGCCAGGTCGCGGTAGACCTGGCGTCGCTTGGCCGAGTCCATGGTGCCGCGTCCAAGGTCGAAGAGGGCATCCACGCGTTCGTTCCTGTAGTAGAGGCCGCGGCCCTTGGACGAAATTAGGTTATAGAGCTCGTCGCCGTCCTGCATCGGCCCGCCGAGACCCAGGAGGTAGGCGTCCTGGAACTGCTTGCCGAGATAACGCTTGAAGTAGGCGCCCCACTCCGCCACCTGCACCTTGGGTTTGAACCCGGCCTTCTGCCACTGTCCCCCAAGGGCCTCGGCTATCTCCTTGTCACCCTGGTAGCGCCCAGCCGGCGATTCGAGCATGATTTCCAGGCCGTCGGCGTAGCCTGCCTCGGCGAGGAGCTTCCGGGCCCGCGCCGGGTCGTGCGCATAGCCCTTGACGCTCGCGTCGACGTCCGTCGCGTAGTTGAGCGCCTGGCGGACCCGCAGGTCCGACAGCGGCTTCTTGAAGGCGTTGAGCCCCAGGTAGATGATCCAGCTGCTGGGTACACGCTGAACGCGGAGGCCGCCGACACGCGCCAGCTCGCGCGCCAAGCTCGGTGGGATAGTCGTGACGAAGTCGAGCTCGTAGTTTCGGAGCGCGGCGGCCCGCGTGAAGGGCTCGGGGATGGGCTTGTAGATGACCCTCCTGATCTTGGGCGCTCCCCGCCAGTGGCGGTCGAAGGCCTCGACGACCAGACGGTCGTCCTTGACCAGCTCGACGAAGCGGTAGGGCCCTGTGCCGACGGGCTTGAGCGCCATGCCCTGGTTGCCCTTCTCGGCGGTGTATTTCGGCGGCACCATGGGGAAGTCCAGCAGCCGGTTGATGAGCGGCGCGTACGGCTGGTGGGTGACGAGGTTCACGGTGTAGTCATCGAGGACGTCCACCCGCGCGATCTCGGCCATGTTGGCGCGGTTGGGCGACTTCTGCTCCGGATCGAGCACCCGCTGGAAGGTGAACCGCACCGCCTCGGCGTTGAAGGGCTCGCCGTCGTGGAATACGACGCCGCGCCTGAGCTTGAGCTGCCATGTCGTGTCATCCACGAGCCGCCACGACTCGGCCAGCTGGGGCACGATGCGATTGTCCGTGTCGCGCCCGACCAGCGAATCGAACATGCTGACGCCGACCATCGCCCGGATGGACGAGAGGTTCATGGTCGGGTCGAGGTTCTCGGGCGTCCACGGGATGGCGATGCGGAGCTCGCCCTGGGGCTGGGCTCCCCCACCGCCCGGGAGCAGGATGAGCATGGCCGCCGCGGCGCAAGCCGCAAGGCGAAGCCTCACGCCGCGGCTCCCTTGACCGCGCTGACCACCGCGTCGAGGTATTCGTCGGGAGTGGCGAGGGGCAGCACGCAGCCCGGCGCGATGATGACCCCGGTGCCCCCGGTCTGCTGAATCGCCTCGGCGACTTGGGCCGCCACGGCCGAGGCCGGGCCCTTGAGCAGTGTCTCCTTCTCGTTGAGCCCGCCGGCCACGGCTCCCTTGAAGCGCCTGAGCGCATCGCCGAGCGACGGCGCGGTCAGCCGGTCGTGCCAGTTCATGGCCGCCACCGGCAGGGTCGCCTTCCGATCGAAGTAGATGTGCTGGCCGTGCACGTGGAGCATCGTGAAGAGCGTGCTGCCGTTCAGGCTCTCGAGCACCCTCCAGGAGTACGGCATGCTGAACCTCGCGTGCTCCCCCTCGCCCAGCACGTCGCGGCTGGCGTCCTGGGACGCGTAGAAAATGCCGTCGGCCCCGACCTGGGCCACGGCGGCGACGTAGCGGATGACGGTGTCCGTGATGGTCTCGAGCGCGGCTATGACGGAATCCGGATGATCCTTGAGGTCGCCGAGCAGCCGGTCGCCCGACAGCTTACGCGCGATGGTGAGGGGAGCGAACACGGTGTGGAGCACCGGGACGTCGTCGCTCCTGCCCGCGAGGATGAGCCTGAGCGCCTCGAGCTCGCGACCGAGCGCTCCCTGCCCCGGGTCGAGGGGCTTGAGCTTCGCCCAGTCCGAGACCTGCCGGATCGCGTGCTGCGTGCAGATCTTGGCGCCGTTGGGCGACCCGCGATACGCGACCCTGCACCCCCAGTCCTCGACGCAGTAGACTCCGCTCGACATGATCTTGATGAAGTCGAGGTCCCACCTGCGCTGGAAGGAGAGCATGGCTTCGGCGAGGCCCGCCGAGGTGTGGTCGACCTCGGGAACATGCCGCCAGAACGCCACCGGCGGCCGATCCACCGGCCGGCGGGCAAGCGCCGCCTCAACGCGCTCTCGCTTGGTCATCGCCGGGCAAGTCTATCATTTTTGCCGCAGGGAACTTTCCGGCCGCGCTATGGTCTTAACGTGCGGGAAGGAGATGCCGCCGATGCCCCGGAATTCCTCGACAGGCTGCGGGCGGGCGACGCGCGGGCCTTCGAAGATCTCGTCGCCTCCCACCAGCACCGCGTCTTCGGCGTGGCCCTGCGCATGCTCGGCGGCGCGGCCGAAGCCGAAGAGGTGGCGCAGGAAGCCTTCCTCCGCGCGCACCGGAGCCTTGGCGAATTCCGCGGGGATGCCAAGCTCTCCACGTGGCTCTACACCATCGTCTCCCGACTCTGCCTCAACCGGCTGGCGTCGGGAGATCGCAGGGCGGTCCGTCACGGCGAAGCGGTCCTGCTTCGGGTGGCCGATGAGGGCGCCGGGCCCGAGGTCCGTGCGGAGCGCCGCGAGCTTGAACGGGCGCTCCACCGCGCCATCGCGGAGCTGCCCGAGGAGCGCCGGGTCGTGATCGTCCTGAGAGATCTCGAAGGCCTCTCCTACGAGGAGATCGCCCTGGCGCTCGGTCTCGAACTCGGTACGGTCCGGTCGCGGCTTCACCGGGCCCGCATGGAACTCAAGGACAAGCTCGGGCGATTCCTGCCATGAACTGCCACGAGACGCGAGAGCGGCTGTCCGACTTGCTCGACGAGGCCTTGGCCGCGCCCGAGCGCGCCGAGGTTGGGGTCCACCTCGACGGCTGCCCGGACTGCCGCCGGGAGCTCGATCGGCTGCGGGCGACAGTCTCACTCCTCTCGCGGGTCGAGCGTCCACGGGCGCCGGTGGGCTTCGTCGACCGCGTGATAGCTGCGGCCCGTCCCGTGCCGTGGTATCAGAGGCTCGGGCGCCGGTTCTTCCTGCCGCTGAACATCAAGCTGCCTGCCCAGGCCGCGGCCATGTTGCTCATCGCCGTCCTCGGCGTCTATCTTCTCCAGCGCACTCCCGAGCTGAGGGACGCGGCGCGGCCCGAGCTCCAATCGCCCGCGGCCCGGTCGGAACCTTCCGGCACGACGACGGCCGCGCCGACTCCGCCGCCGGCCCCGGACCGGAAGGACTTGAAGGCGGGCAAGGTCGATTCGGGGAATTTGTCCGAGCCCGCGCCACTGGCTGCGCGCGAGGCCGAGAACACCGTGCGCGCCGAGCGGCGGCTCGACTCCCCGCAGTCGTCGCCTCCTTTGACGCAGGAGTACAAGCAGGAGCCCAAGAAGGAAGCTGACGCCGATCGTCTCCAAAAGGCGGGCGCTCCCGCCGCGTCTCCCGCTGAACCGCGGGCGAAGAGTCGGGACGCGGCCGAGGGACAGTCCGGGACGCTCGCCCCGACGCCGCCGGCGATGTCGGCCAAGCGCCAGTCGGCCATGTCGAGCGTGCTTGGCCGTCTCATCGTCAAGAACCGTCCGGCGGCCGAGCAGGGCCTGGCCGATCTCCTCGCGCGCCTCGGGGGCAGCGAGACCGGGCGCCGGCAGGAGCTGGAGGCGACGGTGGTCGAAGTCCTGGTCCCGGAAGCCCGCTACGCCGACTTCGTCCGCGGCCTCACGACACTCGGAGCCTTCACGCCTGAGGGCCAACCGGTGGCGCTGCCCACAGAGCCCCCGCAGATCCGCCTCAGCATTCGCATCACCGAGTAGCCGGGAACTTCTCCCCGCCAGTCCGGTCTAACCCACCAGAAGCGCCCAATCCCGGGCGCTCAAAAAGCCACGATTGTTACATGGAGGGTGGACCAGTGATCAAGCGGCTGATTGCTCTGATTCTTGTGGTGGCGCTCTGGAGCGCCCAGCTTGTGGCGGCGGCGCCACAGGCCATCACGCGCGACGATCAGAAGGACCTGATGGTCACCATCTACAACGGCAACCTCGGCCTCGTGAAGGACACCCGCGAGGTCCGGTTCGACGCCGGCATGCTCGAGGTCCAGTTCGCCGACGT includes these proteins:
- a CDS encoding ABC transporter substrate-binding protein; the protein is MRLRLAACAAAAMLILLPGGGGAQPQGELRIAIPWTPENLDPTMNLSSIRAMVGVSMFDSLVGRDTDNRIVPQLAESWRLVDDTTWQLKLRRGVVFHDGEPFNAEAVRFTFQRVLDPEQKSPNRANMAEIARVDVLDDYTVNLVTHQPYAPLINRLLDFPMVPPKYTAEKGNQGMALKPVGTGPYRFVELVKDDRLVVEAFDRHWRGAPKIRRVIYKPIPEPFTRAAALRNYELDFVTTIPPSLARELARVGGLRVQRVPSSWIIYLGLNAFKKPLSDLRVRQALNYATDVDASVKGYAHDPARARKLLAEAGYADGLEIMLESPAGRYQGDKEIAEALGGQWQKAGFKPKVQVAEWGAYFKRYLGKQFQDAYLLGLGGPMQDGDELYNLISSKGRGLYYRNERVDALFDLGRGTMDSAKRRQVYRDLARAMVEDATWVFLLQQVDIYASRDRLSWTPRSDQWMPLHEAALR
- a CDS encoding sigma-70 family RNA polymerase sigma factor encodes the protein MREGDAADAPEFLDRLRAGDARAFEDLVASHQHRVFGVALRMLGGAAEAEEVAQEAFLRAHRSLGEFRGDAKLSTWLYTIVSRLCLNRLASGDRRAVRHGEAVLLRVADEGAGPEVRAERRELERALHRAIAELPEERRVVIVLRDLEGLSYEEIALALGLELGTVRSRLHRARMELKDKLGRFLP
- a CDS encoding anti-sigma factor, producing MNCHETRERLSDLLDEALAAPERAEVGVHLDGCPDCRRELDRLRATVSLLSRVERPRAPVGFVDRVIAAARPVPWYQRLGRRFFLPLNIKLPAQAAAMLLIAVLGVYLLQRTPELRDAARPELQSPAARSEPSGTTTAAPTPPPAPDRKDLKAGKVDSGNLSEPAPLAAREAENTVRAERRLDSPQSSPPLTQEYKQEPKKEADADRLQKAGAPAASPAEPRAKSRDAAEGQSGTLAPTPPAMSAKRQSAMSSVLGRLIVKNRPAAEQGLADLLARLGGSETGRRQELEATVVEVLVPEARYADFVRGLTTLGAFTPEGQPVALPTEPPQIRLSIRITE
- a CDS encoding uroporphyrinogen decarboxylase family protein gives rise to the protein MTKRERVEAALARRPVDRPPVAFWRHVPEVDHTSAGLAEAMLSFQRRWDLDFIKIMSSGVYCVEDWGCRVAYRGSPNGAKICTQHAIRQVSDWAKLKPLDPGQGALGRELEALRLILAGRSDDVPVLHTVFAPLTIARKLSGDRLLGDLKDHPDSVIAALETITDTVIRYVAAVAQVGADGIFYASQDASRDVLGEGEHARFSMPYSWRVLESLNGSTLFTMLHVHGQHIYFDRKATLPVAAMNWHDRLTAPSLGDALRRFKGAVAGGLNEKETLLKGPASAVAAQVAEAIQQTGGTGVIIAPGCVLPLATPDEYLDAVVSAVKGAAA